One genomic segment of Anaerosporomusa subterranea includes these proteins:
- a CDS encoding flavodoxin family protein gives MNILGLVASGRKLGNSEILAKEMLGTLAGEKRLLRLSELLVEPCRACYACLPSGKPCIINDDLTFFLQQIEWADVVVIASPCYFLGSHTSIKLIGDRLISILNDGKRFQGKRCVAAVSYGVADWEGYAREAVMNFARFLHLDLMGTLVVRAANPGEVVQSEILAEARALAGKLVEGGDHSCQQQEAHTCQGCGSSLLQITPAGEVRCVMCGMTGQLTVEASGFALTFNPPEHSRFSLHGMAEHGQRLEDIKEEYIARRKDLLALRKQYQEQDEWWIRPPR, from the coding sequence TTGAATATCTTGGGATTGGTGGCCTCCGGACGAAAGCTGGGTAACAGCGAGATCCTGGCGAAGGAAATGCTAGGAACTCTGGCAGGCGAAAAGCGACTGTTACGACTGAGCGAGCTGTTGGTTGAGCCTTGCCGAGCTTGTTATGCTTGTCTACCTTCTGGCAAACCCTGTATCATTAATGATGATCTAACGTTTTTCTTACAGCAAATTGAGTGGGCTGATGTTGTAGTGATTGCTTCACCTTGCTATTTTCTTGGCTCGCATACCAGCATCAAGCTGATCGGCGACCGCCTAATTTCTATTTTAAATGATGGCAAGAGATTTCAGGGCAAACGCTGTGTGGCAGCAGTAAGCTACGGTGTAGCTGATTGGGAAGGCTATGCTCGGGAAGCTGTAATGAACTTTGCGCGCTTTTTACACCTCGACCTAATGGGAACGCTCGTCGTGCGCGCTGCCAATCCTGGTGAAGTCGTGCAGTCAGAGATTTTAGCTGAGGCAAGAGCTTTGGCAGGCAAATTAGTCGAAGGCGGCGACCATAGCTGCCAACAACAAGAGGCGCACACCTGCCAAGGCTGTGGTTCAAGCTTATTGCAGATTACACCCGCCGGAGAGGTGCGTTGCGTCATGTGTGGCATGACCGGGCAGTTGACGGTAGAAGCTAGCGGCTTTGCGCTGACCTTCAACCCGCCGGAACACAGCCGTTTTTCATTGCATGGCATGGCCGAGCACGGGCAGAGGTTAGAAGATATCAAAGAAGAATATATCGCCAGACGTAAGGATTTGCTTGCACTGCGCAAACAGTACCAGGAACAGGACGAGTGGTGGATACGTCCACCGCGTTGA
- a CDS encoding thiolase family protein, protein MTEVVIVGAKRTPIGDFLGKLKDVSAVDLGVIAVNAALSQAGVSPDQVQEVACGMIYKAGVKGNPGRQIQLKCGMPVEGYAYTVDQQCGSGMKAVELASQSIMLGKTDIAVAVGVESMTQAPYLLKNAREGFRMGHGEMVDSMLYDGLICAMMGYHMGLTAENLAEKYQITRQEQDELALLSHQRAIAAIDKQVFADEIVPVKIETRKGTVVVDTDEHPRRDISLDKLTAMKPAFKKTGTVTAGNASGVNDGAAALVLMSADKAKELGIKPLARLVSTANVGVAPEVMGIGPAYSVPKAIKLAGLTADDIGYYEINEAFAAQFLAVNRELKLDMAKVNANGSGIGLGHPVGCTAARIIVSLIYEMQRRDVRYGVASLCVGGGPAIASVVEKL, encoded by the coding sequence ATGACAGAGGTTGTAATTGTAGGGGCAAAGCGGACGCCAATCGGCGATTTTCTTGGTAAGCTCAAAGATGTTAGCGCGGTGGATTTAGGTGTGATTGCTGTTAACGCTGCGCTCAGCCAAGCAGGCGTCTCGCCAGATCAGGTTCAGGAAGTCGCTTGCGGTATGATCTATAAGGCAGGAGTCAAGGGTAACCCCGGACGGCAAATCCAACTCAAATGCGGTATGCCGGTAGAAGGCTATGCCTACACAGTTGATCAGCAGTGCGGCTCAGGCATGAAGGCGGTTGAGTTGGCCAGTCAGTCCATTATGCTAGGCAAAACCGATATTGCGGTAGCTGTCGGTGTGGAAAGCATGACACAGGCGCCCTATTTATTGAAGAATGCGCGTGAAGGCTTCCGTATGGGACATGGTGAAATGGTTGATTCCATGTTGTATGACGGTCTCATCTGTGCGATGATGGGCTATCACATGGGCCTTACCGCAGAGAATTTGGCTGAGAAATACCAGATCACGCGGCAGGAGCAGGACGAATTGGCGTTGCTCAGTCATCAGCGGGCGATTGCGGCCATCGACAAACAGGTCTTTGCTGACGAGATCGTTCCGGTCAAGATTGAAACCCGCAAAGGAACCGTAGTTGTTGATACTGATGAACACCCGCGGCGAGATATTTCTCTGGACAAGTTGACCGCCATGAAACCAGCCTTCAAAAAGACTGGCACAGTTACAGCCGGCAATGCTTCAGGTGTCAATGACGGCGCGGCCGCGCTAGTGCTGATGTCGGCAGATAAAGCGAAAGAACTCGGAATTAAGCCGTTGGCGAGATTAGTTTCTACAGCTAACGTTGGCGTAGCACCGGAAGTCATGGGCATCGGCCCGGCGTATTCGGTGCCAAAGGCGATTAAGCTTGCAGGCCTTACTGCCGATGATATCGGCTATTACGAGATTAACGAAGCCTTTGCCGCTCAGTTCTTAGCGGTTAACCGTGAATTGAAGCTTGATATGGCGAAGGTTAATGCCAACGGCTCAGGCATCGGGCTTGGACATCCGGTGGGTTGCACAGCAGCGCGGATTATCGTATCCTTGATTTATGAGATGCAGCGGCGCGATGTGCGTTATGGGGTAGCTTCGCTTTGCGTCGGCGGCGGCCCGGCAATCGCCAGCGTGGTTGAAAAACTATAA
- a CDS encoding L,D-transpeptidase produces the protein MAYSITISLSARQLRLYQDRALIRSYPIGVGKSTTPTPIGTFAIASKNPNPGGPFGAMWLGLSVPHYGIHGTNNPASIGGFVSHGCIRMHNRDVLAVARIVPLGTQVTIGR, from the coding sequence ATGGCGTATTCGATAACCATCTCTCTATCAGCCCGCCAGTTGCGATTGTATCAAGATAGAGCTTTAATTCGTAGTTATCCAATTGGTGTCGGCAAATCCACTACCCCGACTCCGATTGGCACGTTTGCGATTGCTAGTAAAAATCCCAATCCTGGCGGCCCATTTGGCGCGATGTGGCTGGGGCTTAGTGTTCCTCATTACGGCATTCACGGCACGAACAACCCCGCTTCAATCGGCGGATTTGTGTCTCACGGCTGTATTCGCATGCATAATCGGGATGTGTTGGCGGTGGCGAGGATCGTCCCCCTCGGCACGCAGGTGACAATCGGGCGTTAA